The window CCGGCTACCAGTACGAGGACGACCGACTGGTCCGACGAGGTGGTGACTAATGCTGCAACAGGTCCTGCCGCAACTGCTGGCGGTCATGCTGGTGATGCTCGCGACGGCGGCGCTGGTTTTCGTCGGCCGCGAACGCCTTTCGCGGACCCGCTACGAATACCGCGACCGGTTCAGTGCGGTCGCGCCGTACGTCGGCCTGCTCTGTATCGTCCTCATCGCCAACAAGATAGCCCGCGACATCGGCCCCGAACTGTCGTGGCTCATCGGCATCAGCATCACGCCGCTGCTTCAGCGCGTCGACGGGGTGATTCTGTGGCCGCTGTTCGGCACCGAGACGCCACAGTTCGTCATGTGGATTCAGACGCTGGCGACGCCGGAACTGACCGCGTACTTCTCCTTTATATACATCTACGGCTACGTCTTCCTGCTCGTCTTCCCGCTAATCGCGTACTTCGCGCTACCGAAGCCCGAACCGCTCCGGCGAACCATCGTCGCCTACGGCGCCAACTACATCATCGGCGTGCTCTGTTATATCGTCCTCATCGCCTACGGACCCAGGCTCATGATTCCGGAGCAGGTCGACGGCCTGCTGTTTACCCACTACTCGGAGTATCAGTTCCTCACCAAGGAGATCAACGACCAGACGAACGTGTTCCCGTCGCTGCACACCTCGATGGCCGTCACGGCGGCCCAT of the Natronomonas halophila genome contains:
- a CDS encoding phosphatase PAP2 family protein; this translates as MLQQVLPQLLAVMLVMLATAALVFVGRERLSRTRYEYRDRFSAVAPYVGLLCIVLIANKIARDIGPELSWLIGISITPLLQRVDGVILWPLFGTETPQFVMWIQTLATPELTAYFSFIYIYGYVFLLVFPLIAYFALPKPEPLRRTIVAYGANYIIGVLCYIVLIAYGPRLMIPEQVDGLLFTHYSEYQFLTKEINDQTNVFPSLHTSMAVTAAHLAWLSRDEYPTWAPLAAVIAVSVVIATMYLGIHWATDVIFGIMLGYVSVRIGVYMEDTPPSLEKIRGRADSLWRAIPGRSR